The genome window CCCCCTTCAGCGCGCGCCCACCCGACTCAAGGAACGCGTGCTTGGCGGCGTCGGCGCTTACAGCGCGACAGTGAGCCCCGTCACGCTCGTAAGGTCGTCCCGCTGGTGGGCGGCGGCCGCCGTGATCTTCCTCGGCCTGGGCATCGGCGCCGTCGCCTGGGCCTTCGTCCTCTCGGCGCAGGTTAACGACTTGCGCCGCGACAACGCGGCCCTGGCTGAGCTTAGCCAGGCGGGCGCGGAGGACCGGACTCGCATCCTCCAGCTCCAGGCTGATGTCAACACCGCAAAGTCGCAGCAGCGCGCCATGGAGGCCGTCATCTCCGACCAGCAGGCCCTCATCCGCCTGGCCCTCGACCCCGACCTCATACCGACAGATATGCAGGGTACGGAGATCGCGCCCCAGGCCCACTGCCGCTACGTCTGGAGCAGTAGCCAGTCGATGGGCGCCCTGAACTGCCAGAACCTGCCCTCCATCAGCTTCGCGCTCACTTACCAGCTGTGGATGGTGCGCGGCGACCGCACCCTGAGCATGGGGACGTTCGCGGCCCGTCCGGACGGCACGGCGAGCCTCCTGTACAAGCCGAGCGGCGAGGGCTCCGGCTCAAGTCTCGGTCCGATTACCGACATGTTCGTGACCCTGGAGTCGGCCTCCTCGGTCGCCCGCCAGCCGAGCCAGGAGGTGCTGCTCCGGCGTGTCGCGCGCGAGTCGGAGCTCGCGGCCCGCTGAGGCTCAGCGGCGAAGTCCGCCTGCGCCTGAGGGCACTGGTCCCTACGCTCTCGAGCGCCGGGGCTGGCGGCGCCGTCTCCCTGCACGGCCCAGGAGGAGCCACGCGACCAGCAGGCCGATGCCCATCACCAGCGGCGCCGGCGGTGATGGCGCCGGCCCCGGCGCCGGCGGCACCCGCGCTCGCTCTGCAGCCGACTTCGCCCGGCGGCGCTCCAGTTCCAGCCTCAAGCTCTCTTCGCCCTTTCGCATCGCCCAGTGGTGGCTGTGGCTGAACAGCGGCCGGAAGAACGCGGACGTATAGCGCAGCACTGGCTTCCGCCCCCGGACACGCCAGTCGTAGGTGACGTCGACGAAGTCGCCGTCCTGGGACAGCGTCCACCGCCCTGTGCCCTCGAGGTCGCCCCAGGCTTTGAGGCCGAAGCCTCGCGGCGGGTCCGAGTCCGTCACGGCAAAGTGCCAGTTCAACTTCACCGGCAGCCAGCCCTTCGCCTGCACGCGCACCACCATGTCCTTCCGTTCCGGCCCGCCCGACTGGATCTCGAGCGCGTCCAGGTAAACGGAAGGCCACCAGCGGGGCAGGCCCTTTGCGTCCTGCAAGATCTCATAGACCTCTTCGCAAGTGCCGCGCACGCGCCAGCGGCTGATGAAGTGGTAGTCGTTAGCCGCCACCACGGCCTCCGTGAACGGCGTCACGCACCACGGGTGGCTTGGAAGCCCGCATCTGTGGCATCTTAGACCTTTGCCGGTCCAGGCCGTAACTCACTCCAGCACCGTCGCCACGGCACGCGACCATTTCGCCCGCCGGCGTGACGACTGCCCCTCTGTGGAGCGCGTGTTGGAGTGCAAATCCCCCGGTCCTGACCCGGCGCCCCGGAGCACAGGTGTCTGACAACCAGGTCCTCAAGTACCTCAAACGCTACAGGCTCCGCTACTTCCTGGGCTTCCTCGCCCTGGTCGGCGCATCCCTCGTCGTCATGCTGCCACCCGTCGTCGTCCGCGACGCCGTCGACGCCATCGGCAAAGGCACGACGCGCGGTCAGCTCGCGACCTACGGCGGCTACATCATGGCCCTCGCCCTGCTCGAGAGCATCCTGCGCTTCGCCGCCCGCCATCTCGTCTCCGGCACTTCTCGTTATGTCGAGTATGACCTCCGCACCGACCTGGCCACCCGCTTCATGGCCCTCGACCAGCGCTTCTACACGGAGTCTCAGACCGGCGACCTCATGGCCCGCTGCACCAACGACCTCCAGGTCATCCGCGACCTCATGGGCCCGACGCTCATCGACATCCTCCGCATCATCACGATGGTCGCTATCGGTTTCGGCTTCCTGCTGACCATCGACACC of Dehalococcoidia bacterium contains these proteins:
- a CDS encoding SRPBCC family protein; the encoded protein is MTPFTEAVVAANDYHFISRWRVRGTCEEVYEILQDAKGLPRWWPSVYLDALEIQSGGPERKDMVVRVQAKGWLPVKLNWHFAVTDSDPPRGFGLKAWGDLEGTGRWTLSQDGDFVDVTYDWRVRGRKPVLRYTSAFFRPLFSHSHHWAMRKGEESLRLELERRRAKSAAERARVPPAPGPAPSPPAPLVMGIGLLVAWLLLGRAGRRRRQPRRSRA
- a CDS encoding anti-sigma factor is translated as MDCEPVREDIEAYVLGALDAFSTRRLEAHVRTCSSCRDLIRAYGPTVGLIALSAPLQRAPTRLKERVLGGVGAYSATVSPVTLVRSSRWWAAAAVIFLGLGIGAVAWAFVLSAQVNDLRRDNAALAELSQAGAEDRTRILQLQADVNTAKSQQRAMEAVISDQQALIRLALDPDLIPTDMQGTEIAPQAHCRYVWSSSQSMGALNCQNLPSISFALTYQLWMVRGDRTLSMGTFAARPDGTASLLYKPSGEGSGSSLGPITDMFVTLESASSVARQPSQEVLLRRVARESELAAR